In Brevibacillus marinus, the genomic window TCGTCGCCAGACGGTTCGTCGAGGGAGAGAAAAAAGACAGCGTCGAGTAAAGTGATTACCCAGTTAAGGAGTGAGTTTTTCGTGGCGAGACGAGTGATCTTGTTGCTCTTGAGTCTCTGTGTGGCAGGCGCGATCTGTGCCCAGGACACCGCGTATGCTGCCGATTCCGACGTATATATTGTGCAGCCGGGCGATTCGCTTTGGAAGATATCGCGCAAATACCAAGTGGGTTTGTGGGAAGTGATCCAGGCCAATCCGCAGATCAAAAACCCGAATCTGATTTATCCCGGTGACCGCGTGACCGTGCCGCTGCTGACGGCGGAGAAACAGTGGGAAGCCCAAGTGGTGAAGCTGGTGAACCAGGAACGGGCCAAACACGGCTTGCGTCCGCTCACAGCCAACTGGGAATTGGCGCGGGTGGCCCGCATCAAATCGCAGGACATGCGGGATCGCCGCTACTTTTCCCATCAATCCCCCACCTACGGCTCTCCGTTTGAGATGATTCGCGCGTTCGGGATTTCCTTTGTGGCTGCGGGCGAGAATATTGCCGCGGGGCAAACCAGCCCGCAAGCCGTGATGAACAGCTGGATGAACAGTCCGGGGCATCGGCAAAACATCTTGAACGCCACTTTTACCGAAATCGGCGTCGGCTACGCCAAAGGTGGAGCGTACGGCCACTACTGGACGCAGATGTTTATCCGCCGCTAAAAAAACCGGCCGCAGGCGCCGGTTTTTTGTTTGGATACGTATTTTACCATTTGCCAAAGATTTGCAGGATGATGATCACGATCCCCAGCGCCCAGACATAGAGCGCAAAATGCTTCAGCGAATAGGTGGTGATGATTTTCAGCATCCAGCGGATGGCGAAGTAGCCGGAGAGAGCGGCGAAAAGCGCGCCCACGAGCATCGGAGCGAGTGAGATCTCCATGTTTGTACCTTCCAGCAGGTCCTTCGCCTGCAGCACAGTTGCCCCCAAAATCGCCGGCAGCGAGAGGAGAAAGGAAAAGCGAGCCGCGTCGGCCCGATCGATGCCCCGCAGAAGCGAACCGGCGATGGTGAGGCCGGAGCGGGAAATCGCGGGCAGAATCGCCGCACCTTGCAGCGTGCCGATAATCAGCGCGTCTACGTAGTTGATCTGGGCAAACGAGCGCTCCCCTTTTTTGATCGATTCCACCGCCCACAGGATCAACCCGGTCGCCAAAAACTCAAAGCCGATCGTCTGGCCGGTTCGCGAGATTTCCGCAAAGAAATCGTGGAAGGTGAGCCCGATTACGGCTGTGGGAATGGTGCCGACCACCAGCAGTTTGGCCAGGCGGCTGGTGGGATGGGTGATGATGTAGCGCACTTGGTCCCAGAATGCGACCACCACAGCCAGCAGTGTTCCGAAGTGCAGCAGCGTATCAAACAAGAGACCCGCTTCGCGCAGTCCAAAAAGTTTGCCGAACAAGACGAGGTGGCCGGTGCTGGAGATGGGCAAAAACTCGGTCAAACCTTGGACAATTCCCAGCAAAATGGAATAAACGTACTCTACCATAAAATCGCTCCTGTTCCCATGTTCTGAATCATAGTCAATATATGTTTGGACTTGCCGGACTTGCTGCGATTTTGTCCCACTTGCCTAGGATAACACATGGTTCCCACAAATTAGAATAATGTTGTGGAACCATTTTGCGACTCTGTTCAACTACTTCAAAACGGGCGCTCCCCGAAAATTTGTGTATAATGGTGCCTAGGGAAGACGGAAAGGATGTGACGGTGTGCGTGATGTCGACTATATGTCGGTAGCGCTGCAACTCGCTCAGGGGACGGTAGGGCAGACCAGCCCTAATCCGGTGGTTGGCGCAGTAGTGGTGAAGGAAGGCGCGATTGTCGGCCTGGGCGCGCATTTGCGGGCTGGCGAGGCCCATGCCGAGGTGCACGCGTTGACGATGGCCGGGGAGAAAGCGCAAGGTGCTGTTCTGTACGTCACATTGGAGCCCTGCTGCCATACAGGGCGTACTCCCCCCTGCGTAGAGGCGATCATCAACGCCGGGGTATCCAGGGTTGTTGTGGCAACCTGTGACCCAAATCCGAAGGTCGCGGGAAAAGGCGTCAAGCGATTGCAGGAAGCGGGAATCGACGTCACGGTTGGCGTGCTGGAGGAGAAGGCGCGCAGGCTGAATGAAGTATTTTTTCACTACATCAGTACAGGGCGTCCGTTCGTCACCGTCAAAACAGCCAGTACGCTGGACGGAAAAACCGCAACGAGGACAGGCAGCAGCCGCTGGGTGTCAGGAGAAGAAGCCCGCAGGGAAGTGCATCTGCTCAGACACCAATATGACGCTATTTTGGTTGGTGTAGGAACGGTTATTGCCGATGACCCGGAGTTAACGGCGCGGCTGCCGAACGGACAAGCCCGCCAGCCGATCCGCATCATTTTGGATTCCACGCTGCGCCTCCCGCCCACGGCCAAAGTCGTCACGGATGGCCGGGCGCCCACCTGGATTTACACGACGAACCGCGCATCACTCGCCAAACGGCAGCAACTGGAAAGGATGGGCATTGAAGTGATACACGCGGGCGAAAACGGCAAGGTGGACGTGCTGCGCGTGCTGGAATCGTTGGGCCAACGAGGAGTCAGTTCGCTGCTGGTGGAAGGGGGAGCGGCGATCAACGGTTCGTTTTTGGCGGCACGGGCGATTAACAAAATCATCAGTTACCTCTCCCTCAAGCTGGTGGGGGGTGCCGATGCGCCAACAGCTTTCGGCGGAATGGGCGTGTCGGCGATGGAGGAAGCGGTGCCGCTCGACGAGATCGAGATTGAGCGGATCAGCGAACAGGATTTGCGCATCGTCGGTTATCCCCGCTTTGCTTCGAGGGGGGAAGAATAGCTGTGTTTACCGGAATTATCGAAGAATTGGGGCGGATTGCCCGGATTGACGTCGGCAGCCAATCCGGCAAGCTGTTTATTGAAGCGCGGGCTGTCCTGCAGGATGTGCGCTTGGGCGACAGCATTGCCGTAAACGGCGTATGCCTAACCGTTACTTCGTTCACGGAGTCCGGATTTACCGCTGATGTGATGCCGGAAACGCTGAAAAATACCAACTTGGGATCGCTGAAACAGGGGGATGTGGTGAATCTGGAGCGCGCGATGGCGATGGGAGATCGCTTTGGCGGACATCTCGTCTCCGGCCATGTCGACGGTACGGGCTTGATTGTCTCGCGTGAGCCGTATGCCAATGCCGTTTTGTTTCGGATATCGGCTGCGGCAGATCTGCTCCGCTATATGGTACCGCGCGGTTCGGTCGCCGTGGACGGCATCAGCTTGACGATTACGGATGTGCGGCGGGATTCCTTCTCTCTGTCGATTATTCCGCACACCCTGACCCACACCAATCTGCAGAGGAAGCGCGTGGGTGATACCGTTAATCTGGAGTGCGATCTGATCGCCAAGTACGTTGACCGGCTGCTCGCCTGGCGCCGGGGGGAAGAAGCGGAAGCGGATGGCTCAAGGATCAATCAAGACTTTTTGCGTCAACACGGATTTGCCTAAGTGGCGGAAGAGGGTTGGCTGAGGAGGAACGGATGATGTTTCACACCATTGAAGAAGCAATCGAGGACTTGCGGCGCGGAAAGCCGATTATTGTCGTCGACGATGAAGACCGTGAAAACGAGGGCGATTTTGTCGCGTTGGCTGAAAAGGCCACTCCGGAATTGGTCAATTTTATGATTACCCATGGGCGGGGGCTGGTCTGCGTACCCATCACCGAGGAACGGGCACAGGCACTCAACCTGAAGCCGATGGTAGAAGTGAATACGGACCGGCAGGGTACCGCTTTTACCGTATCCATCGACGAAATCCGGACCACGACCGGGATCTCCGCGCAGGAACGGTCGGCGACCATTTTGGCGATGCTGGATGAACGCAGGGGACCGCAGCACTTTCGGCGTCCTGGCCACATCTTTCCGCTGATAGCCAAAAAAGGCGGCGTCCTGCGCCGGGCGGGACATACAGAGGCTGCTGTCGACCTGGCTCGGCTGGCCGGCGGCTATCCTGCAGGAGTGATATGCGAAATCATGAATGAAGACGGCAGCATGGCCCGGCTGCCGGAATTGGTCAAGGTAGCGGAACGGTTTGATCTGAAATTGATCTCCATCGAAGCGCTGATCCGTTATCGGATGCGCACGGAATGTCTGATCAAGCAGGAAGTGGCTGTGGAACTGCCCAGCGAGTACGGACAGTTTAAGGTGTGCGCCTACACCAACGAAGTAGACGATAAGGAGCATCTCGCCCTGATCAAAGGCGAGATTACCCCGCAAGAACCGGTATTGGTCCGCGTTCACTCCGAGTGTTTGACCGGCGACGTATTCGGCTCGTACCGCTGCGACTGTGGCCCGCAGCTTCATGCGGCTCTGCGGCAGATCGAACAAGCGGGAAAAGGTGTGCTGCTCTACATGCGGCAGGAAGGCAGAGGCATCGGGCTGGTCAACAAACTGCGGGCGTACAAGCTGCAGGAGGAGGGTTACGATACGGTGGAGGCCAATGAGAAGTTGGGCTTTCCCGCAGATCTGCGCGATTATGGGATCGGCGCACAAATCCTGCGTCACTTAGGGGTCAGAAAGATGCTGTTAATGACGAACAATCCGCGGAAGATTCGCGGCTTGAACGGATACGGGCTGGAAGTGGTTGAGCGGGTGCCGATTCAGGTGGAAACTCATCCGCAAAACGAACGTTATCTCAAGACTAAACACGACAAGCTGGGACATCTGCTCAGCTTTACCAAGGAGTGAGCGATATGCGTGTGTATGAAGGACAACTGATCGGAACGGGTCTCTCCATCGGGATCGTGGCCAGCCGTTTCAACGAATTCATCGTCGGCAAACTGGTCAGCGGCGCCCTTGATGCGTTGAAACGACACGGTGTGGAGGAGAAGCATATCGAACTTGCCTGGGTTCCGGGAGCTTTCGAGATTCCCCTGATCGCCAAACGAATGGCGGAGTCCGGCAGGTACGACGCGATCATTACATTAGGTGCCGTGATACGCGGCTCAACTCCGCATTTTGATTACGTGTGCAACGAATGTGCCAAAGGCGTGGCTTCTGTCGGCCTGGCTTCCGGTGTGCCGACGATCTTTGGCGTCTTGACAACCGACAACATCGAGCAGGCGATTGAGCGCGCCGGGACCAAAGCGGGGAACAAAGGGTGGGAAGCGGCAACAGCCGCAATCGAGATGGCGAACCTGAACAGACAACTTACCGCGGAAGGTTAACCGGTTCCCCCATCGAGGAGAAGAGAAGACAAGATAAGCATCCCGTTTCACGTTTTGCCGGTGAAAACGGGATGCTTGTTTTCTGTTTCGGACAAAGCTTCATGCGATTGCCCGTGACGGTCGCTACGCTTCTTTCGGCATGCTTTTATTCCGTTTGGACTTGTAGACGGAAAGCGCGAAGATCACGGCCAGCAGCGCAAAACCGAGCAGGTCGGTCGTACTGCCGGGAATAATCGCGAGGATCCCGCCCGCCACAGCGAGCAGGCGCTCCAGCGGGTTGAGCGGCGCCATCCAGTAGCCGATCAGGCCGGCACCGGCGCCAATCATCCCGATCACCGAGGTGAGCATGACCACAATCGCCCCGTACCAGGTGGTATCGATCAGCAGCAAGCTTGGCTGCAGCACGAAGATGTAGGGTGCCATAAACGCAGCGATCGCCAGGCGGGTCGATTCCACTCCGGTCTTGATCGGATGCGATTTGGCGATTCCCGCCGCCGCAAATGCCGCCAGACAGACGGGCGGCGTGATGTCGGCGACGATCCCGAAGTAAAAGGTGAACATGTGGGCCGACAGTTCTTGCACGTTCAACTGGATCAACGCCGGCGCCGCGATCGTGGAGGTAATGATGTAGTTGGCGGTGGTCGGCGTTCCCATGCCCAGTATCAGCGAGGCAATCATGGTGAAGAAGAGCGTCCCGATCAAAGAGCCGCCGGCCAGGTCAATCAAGCCGTTGGCCAGCTTCAGCCCGATCCCGGTCAGGGTAATCGTTCCGACAATAATGCCGGCGCAGGCGGTTGCCGCAATCACGCCGAGCGCCATGCGGGAGCCGGATGCCAGCGCTTCCACAATGTCGGCAAACGACATCCGCGTCTCCTTCCGAAAGGCGCCGACGACCACGCAGGAGATAATCCCGATAATCGCCGCCCGTTCGGCGGAGTAGTCCATCGCAAGTACGGCGATAATGACGAAGATCGGCAGCAGCAGGTAGAGCTTCTTCAGCACTTCCCGCTTGTCCGGCAGCTCATCCTGTGTCAGCCCGCGCAGCCCCAGCCGTTTTGCTTCCAGGTGGACCATGATCCAGACACCGGTAAAGTAGAGGATCGCGGGCAGTGCCGCCGCCTTCGCCACTTCCCAATAGCTGATGCCGAGGAATTCCGCCATCAGGAAAGCGGCCGCGCCCATGATCGGCGGCATGATTTGACCGCCGGTTGAGGAAGAAGCCTCCACGGCGGCGGCAAATTCGCTGCGGTAGCCCAGCCGTTTCATCATCGGAATCGTAAACGCGCCGGAAGTGACGACATTGGCCACTGAACTGCCGCTGATCGTCCCCTGCAGGGCGCTGGAGAACACAGCCACTTTGGCCGGTCCGCCGATCCGCCGTCCCGCGATGACCAGTGACAGATCGTTGAAGTACTGTCCGACACCCGTCTTCTCCAGGAAGGCGCCGAACAGGATAAACAGGTAGATAAAGGTGGCGGAAACCGCAATCGGCGTACCGAACATCCCTTCCAGCGTATAGAAGGTGTGCCCGATGATCCGGTCGAGGTCTTTGCCGCTGTGCTCCAGAAACCCGGGCATGTACGGCCCGAGGTAGGTGTAAAGCAAAAAGATGATCGCGATAATGGTAATCGGCCAGCCGACGACACGCCGGGCCGCTTCCAGCACCAGCAGGATGCCGATGCCTCCGATCACCAGGTCAAGCTCGGTGTAGCGGCCTGTCCGCATGACCAACCCTTCGTAATCGTACACCCAGTAAAGCGGTATCAGAAAGGCGACAATGCTGAGCAGGATGCCCGCGATGCCGATTTTGCTCTTGTCGCTCTTGCTCCGTGCCGGATAAAGGAGAAAAATCAGTCCCAGTCCAAAAGCCAGGTGAATCGGGCGATGGATTTGCGGAGGTACGGTAAAAAAGTAGATGCTGACCAATTGGTAAAGCGCAAACAGGACGAGTAGGCCGAAGCTGATCCACAGGAGCGGGCCGCGGAAGGTACGGTAAGCCGACTCTTTGTCGTACATGGCCAGCATCTCGTGCATCTCTGCCTGCTGCGTGTTCGGTGTGCTCACGATGCTTTCCCTCCTATACTGTCTAAGATCGAACGCTTTTCCAAGCGGATGGTGATCGACTTGCCCGCTTGGTGCAGTGTGCGCAGCGGGATCTCTGCCCCCTGAAACAGCAGGGTGTGGTTGGCGCGTACCTGCCCGATGAAGAGACGAATCTCCGGAAAGACACGGCGCATATTTTCCACGTAAAAGGTGCCGTTGCGGTTCACTAGCCGCTCGCCTGGCGCCAGCTCGCTGTTCATGCCAATGCCGTAATTGGCAAATGACATCCGGTACTCGACCAGGCTGTCCCCTTCGACGCGAAAAAACTCGACCACAGGCGTGCGGTGAATGGAGTGAAGCCAGCGGATGGCAAAGGTGAGCCCAGCTTCGCTTGGCGTCTCCCACAACAGGCGATCGGTCCGCGAATCGCGGATCAC contains:
- the safA gene encoding SafA/ExsA family spore coat assembly protein; the protein is MARRVILLLLSLCVAGAICAQDTAYAADSDVYIVQPGDSLWKISRKYQVGLWEVIQANPQIKNPNLIYPGDRVTVPLLTAEKQWEAQVVKLVNQERAKHGLRPLTANWELARVARIKSQDMRDRRYFSHQSPTYGSPFEMIRAFGISFVAAGENIAAGQTSPQAVMNSWMNSPGHRQNILNATFTEIGVGYAKGGAYGHYWTQMFIRR
- a CDS encoding bifunctional 3,4-dihydroxy-2-butanone-4-phosphate synthase/GTP cyclohydrolase II — encoded protein: MFHTIEEAIEDLRRGKPIIVVDDEDRENEGDFVALAEKATPELVNFMITHGRGLVCVPITEERAQALNLKPMVEVNTDRQGTAFTVSIDEIRTTTGISAQERSATILAMLDERRGPQHFRRPGHIFPLIAKKGGVLRRAGHTEAAVDLARLAGGYPAGVICEIMNEDGSMARLPELVKVAERFDLKLISIEALIRYRMRTECLIKQEVAVELPSEYGQFKVCAYTNEVDDKEHLALIKGEITPQEPVLVRVHSECLTGDVFGSYRCDCGPQLHAALRQIEQAGKGVLLYMRQEGRGIGLVNKLRAYKLQEEGYDTVEANEKLGFPADLRDYGIGAQILRHLGVRKMLLMTNNPRKIRGLNGYGLEVVERVPIQVETHPQNERYLKTKHDKLGHLLSFTKE
- the ribD gene encoding bifunctional diaminohydroxyphosphoribosylaminopyrimidine deaminase/5-amino-6-(5-phosphoribosylamino)uracil reductase RibD, yielding MRDVDYMSVALQLAQGTVGQTSPNPVVGAVVVKEGAIVGLGAHLRAGEAHAEVHALTMAGEKAQGAVLYVTLEPCCHTGRTPPCVEAIINAGVSRVVVATCDPNPKVAGKGVKRLQEAGIDVTVGVLEEKARRLNEVFFHYISTGRPFVTVKTASTLDGKTATRTGSSRWVSGEEARREVHLLRHQYDAILVGVGTVIADDPELTARLPNGQARQPIRIILDSTLRLPPTAKVVTDGRAPTWIYTTNRASLAKRQQLERMGIEVIHAGENGKVDVLRVLESLGQRGVSSLLVEGGAAINGSFLAARAINKIISYLSLKLVGGADAPTAFGGMGVSAMEEAVPLDEIEIERISEQDLRIVGYPRFASRGEE
- a CDS encoding DUF1850 domain-containing protein, whose translation is MHVRLFSFIAGLIFFLLLIMPMNEYLVIRDSRTDRLLWETPSEAGLTFAIRWLHSIHRTPVVEFFRVEGDSLVEYRMSFANYGIGMNSELAPGERLVNRNGTFYVENMRRVFPEIRLFIGQVRANHTLLFQGAEIPLRTLHQAGKSITIRLEKRSILDSIGGKAS
- the ribE gene encoding 6,7-dimethyl-8-ribityllumazine synthase, whose protein sequence is MRVYEGQLIGTGLSIGIVASRFNEFIVGKLVSGALDALKRHGVEEKHIELAWVPGAFEIPLIAKRMAESGRYDAIITLGAVIRGSTPHFDYVCNECAKGVASVGLASGVPTIFGVLTTDNIEQAIERAGTKAGNKGWEAATAAIEMANLNRQLTAEG
- the ribE gene encoding riboflavin synthase, encoding MFTGIIEELGRIARIDVGSQSGKLFIEARAVLQDVRLGDSIAVNGVCLTVTSFTESGFTADVMPETLKNTNLGSLKQGDVVNLERAMAMGDRFGGHLVSGHVDGTGLIVSREPYANAVLFRISAAADLLRYMVPRGSVAVDGISLTITDVRRDSFSLSIIPHTLTHTNLQRKRVGDTVNLECDLIAKYVDRLLAWRRGEEAEADGSRINQDFLRQHGFA
- a CDS encoding undecaprenyl-diphosphate phosphatase — translated: MVEYVYSILLGIVQGLTEFLPISSTGHLVLFGKLFGLREAGLLFDTLLHFGTLLAVVVAFWDQVRYIITHPTSRLAKLLVVGTIPTAVIGLTFHDFFAEISRTGQTIGFEFLATGLILWAVESIKKGERSFAQINYVDALIIGTLQGAAILPAISRSGLTIAGSLLRGIDRADAARFSFLLSLPAILGATVLQAKDLLEGTNMEISLAPMLVGALFAALSGYFAIRWMLKIITTYSLKHFALYVWALGIVIIILQIFGKW
- a CDS encoding TRAP transporter permease; this translates as MHEMLAMYDKESAYRTFRGPLLWISFGLLVLFALYQLVSIYFFTVPPQIHRPIHLAFGLGLIFLLYPARSKSDKSKIGIAGILLSIVAFLIPLYWVYDYEGLVMRTGRYTELDLVIGGIGILLVLEAARRVVGWPITIIAIIFLLYTYLGPYMPGFLEHSGKDLDRIIGHTFYTLEGMFGTPIAVSATFIYLFILFGAFLEKTGVGQYFNDLSLVIAGRRIGGPAKVAVFSSALQGTISGSSVANVVTSGAFTIPMMKRLGYRSEFAAAVEASSSTGGQIMPPIMGAAAFLMAEFLGISYWEVAKAAALPAILYFTGVWIMVHLEAKRLGLRGLTQDELPDKREVLKKLYLLLPIFVIIAVLAMDYSAERAAIIGIISCVVVGAFRKETRMSFADIVEALASGSRMALGVIAATACAGIIVGTITLTGIGLKLANGLIDLAGGSLIGTLFFTMIASLILGMGTPTTANYIITSTIAAPALIQLNVQELSAHMFTFYFGIVADITPPVCLAAFAAAGIAKSHPIKTGVESTRLAIAAFMAPYIFVLQPSLLLIDTTWYGAIVVMLTSVIGMIGAGAGLIGYWMAPLNPLERLLAVAGGILAIIPGSTTDLLGFALLAVIFALSVYKSKRNKSMPKEA